The genomic window ATCATTGATGCCCGCTCTATGCCTGGCTTCCCTGCTCATGCCGGCGTGAGTCATCGTGGTCGGGTGTGCGACCAGGCTTTCGACACCCCCAAGGGATTCAGCCAGGGTAAATACCCGGAGCGTGTCAACAAATTTCCGGACGGCCCCTTCCCCGCCAGCGATCTCGAAACTCAGCATAGCGCCGAATCCATGTTGCTGCTTTTTGGCAATGTCATGCCCTGCATGATTCCGAAGGCCGGGATAGTGAACGGCAGTCACCAGATCGTGCCGCTGGAGAAATTCTGCGATGACGCCCGCTGTCTGCTGCTGTCGTTCAATGCGCGGGAAAAGCGTCCGGAGCCCCCGCAAAGTCAGGTGGGCGTCGAATGGCGAGCCAGTTACACCCGTAATATTGGCCCATGACGCGAGTTCATCCACATGAGCCTTGTTGGCGCAGACAACTGCGCCGCCAATGACATCAGAATGTCCGTTGAGGTACTTGGTCGTCGAATGGATCACAAAATCTGCACCGAGCGAAATGGGCCGCTGCAAAGCCGGTGACAAGAATGTATTGTCAACCGCAATCATTGCACCGGCCGACTTCGCTCGGTCAGAGACGGCGGCAATGTCTACAATTCGCATCATTGGATTGCTTGGCGTTTCAATGAGCACAAGCGCAGGGCGGCTATCCAACGCGCCCGCCCAGGCGGCATCGCTGTTCTGATCGATGAACGCGACCTCGAATTGCAGCTTCGCGCGTCGGGCTGCAAGAAGCCGATAGGTCCCGCCATAGCAATCGTGCGGAGCAATCACCAGATCG from Pseudorhodoplanes sp. includes these protein-coding regions:
- the metB gene encoding cystathionine gamma-synthase: MTEKMNLQTIAASNGIASDKAFRAVVPPIYLSSTFAFEGFQRAGTYDYSRTANPTRDILADTIAKLEGGAGSVITATGMAAVDLVLSRLGSDDLVIAPHDCYGGTYRLLAARRAKLQFEVAFIDQNSDAAWAGALDSRPALVLIETPSNPMMRIVDIAAVSDRAKSAGAMIAVDNTFLSPALQRPISLGADFVIHSTTKYLNGHSDVIGGAVVCANKAHVDELASWANITGVTGSPFDAHLTLRGLRTLFPRIERQQQTAGVIAEFLQRHDLVTAVHYPGLRNHAGHDIAKKQQHGFGAMLSFEIAGGEGAVRKFVDTLRVFTLAESLGGVESLVAHPTTMTHAGMSREARHRAGINDNLLRLSIGLESEIDLLDDLARGFAACGG